In Halorhabdus tiamatea SARL4B, a genomic segment contains:
- a CDS encoding polymer-forming cytoskeletal protein, which yields MLRSTPLEELVIPDGTTVEEHDLVTDGDVVVGGQSTVEFGVRGNTVIAGERTRFGGHIEAEGDCRLDMWCDVAADVLVGEDAYLGERVHIGGELKVAGDLDIGDDVDIDDGFEANGWIVIRNPMPTIVFLFVYLSHLLRIGEEDAAEDVLAAALDADRDAQPLLVPRGTHVSDDAWRVSAPARIGDDCRLHGNLRAESLTVGRDTIVFGSLRAKDDLTVGRATEIKGDVTTRNGTVSIGPGVHVWGDVAAENVRLHENATVDGTIRVADEMEMHTDSVLDDADEAAEAMAAVAADLDETAFVDSDGAPDRAADEPPEDEADSSSSSDEAGSTPSSDEAGSETVSPESSSGE from the coding sequence GTGCTGCGATCGACGCCGCTCGAGGAGCTGGTGATCCCCGACGGGACGACCGTCGAGGAGCACGACCTGGTCACCGACGGCGACGTGGTCGTCGGCGGCCAGAGCACCGTCGAGTTCGGCGTCCGGGGGAACACCGTCATCGCTGGCGAGCGCACCCGTTTCGGCGGCCACATCGAAGCCGAAGGCGACTGCCGACTCGACATGTGGTGTGACGTCGCCGCGGACGTCCTCGTCGGCGAGGACGCGTATCTGGGCGAGCGCGTCCACATCGGCGGCGAGTTGAAGGTCGCGGGGGATCTCGACATCGGCGACGACGTCGACATCGACGACGGCTTCGAGGCCAACGGCTGGATCGTCATCCGAAACCCGATGCCGACGATCGTCTTCCTCTTTGTCTACCTCAGCCACCTCTTGCGGATCGGCGAGGAGGACGCTGCCGAGGACGTCCTGGCGGCGGCCCTGGACGCCGACCGGGACGCCCAACCGCTACTCGTCCCCAGGGGGACCCACGTCAGCGACGACGCCTGGCGCGTCTCCGCGCCGGCCCGCATCGGCGACGACTGCCGACTCCACGGCAACCTCCGGGCCGAGTCACTCACGGTCGGCCGGGACACGATCGTCTTCGGCTCTCTCCGGGCGAAAGACGACCTCACGGTCGGGCGCGCGACCGAGATCAAAGGCGACGTGACCACCCGAAACGGGACCGTCTCGATCGGCCCCGGCGTCCACGTCTGGGGTGACGTCGCGGCCGAGAACGTCAGGCTCCACGAGAACGCCACGGTCGACGGGACGATCCGGGTGGCCGACGAGATGGAGATGCACACGGACAGCGTCCTCGACGACGCCGACGAGGCGGCCGAGGCGATGGCTGCGGTCGCTGCCGATCTCGACGAGACGGCCTTCGTCGACTCAGACGGTGCTCCCGATCGGGCAGCCGACGAACCCCCGGAAGACGAGGCGGATTCGTCTTCGTCATCGGACGAGGCGGGCTCGACTCCGTCCTCGGACGAGGCGGGCTCGGAGACTGTCTCTCCCGAGTCGTCGTCCGGCGAATAG
- a CDS encoding DUF5800 family protein: protein MTALSFDETGVDVVYEGTDFRLDKEMIEDAVGKSYPDVTDHEVLQLVDPEPSLSGEPQRIAEIIP, encoded by the coding sequence ATGACTGCTCTGTCCTTCGACGAAACCGGCGTCGACGTCGTCTACGAGGGGACGGACTTCCGCCTCGACAAGGAGATGATCGAGGACGCGGTCGGCAAGTCCTACCCCGACGTGACCGACCACGAGGTGCTCCAGTTGGTCGATCCGGAGCCGTCGCTGTCCGGTGAGCCACAGCGCATCGCCGAGATCATTCCGTAG
- a CDS encoding DEAD/DEAH box helicase: MAATDATAESIDRPLVEPGVLEQRSYQTKLADAAAADHTLVCLPTGLGKTAVSLLVTAERLHEVGGKSLLLAPTKPLVQQHADFYREALTIDDEEIVVFTGEVRPDDRAELWESATVVVATPQVVENDLLGSRIDLSPVTHCTFDECHRASGEYPYTYIAERYHEESVDPLVTGMSASPGDDEEAILQVCDNLGIREVEVMTSEDADVEAYTHNTSVNWERVELPEPVVEIRDALQDVIHDRMTQLKELGVTSSTQADVSEREIRKIQAKLRELMDNDQSEGYQGMSLLAEVRKLRTAVTYAETQSVESLRRYLERLREAARSSGASKADQRLISAPKVREARRKAEDFDDLHPKFRRTRMQIAETLGIHDGERVIVFTESRDTAETLTDFLAEHFTVEKFVGQSDTDGSDGMTQTEQQETLEAFRAGEFEVLVSTSVAEEGLDVPEVDLVLFYEPVPTAIRSIQRKGRTGRQTEGAVVVLIAEDTRDEAYFWKARQDEKRMEEELRTLKEMAGDIESHLREQMGLEGYEETSPESDDTTAGSNAVEAVETTDDPADADDDDEQTVQGAADGGEGDGQTGLDAFAASDDGVTESPTGEADDQPDQDEETTVATADGEDTIEVVIDQRELDASIGRDLSRRDGFETRLETLEVGDYVLSDRVVVERKTISDFLDTLTGGDRSMFEQVKDDARYYDRPVVILEGDGLYEERNVHPNAIRGALASLAVDFGASVLRTDDESGTADLLATIATREQETDDREISVHGEKGSKTLPEQQEYVVASIADVGPVTAQALLEHFGSVEAVMTAGEADLLDVEGVGAVTAERIREVVGSEYQP; the protein is encoded by the coding sequence ATGGCGGCAACTGACGCGACTGCGGAGTCTATCGATCGCCCGCTCGTCGAGCCCGGGGTCTTAGAGCAGCGAAGCTACCAGACCAAACTGGCCGACGCCGCCGCGGCCGATCACACGCTGGTCTGTCTCCCCACCGGACTGGGCAAGACGGCGGTCAGCCTGCTGGTGACCGCCGAGCGCCTCCACGAAGTCGGCGGGAAGTCACTCTTGCTCGCGCCGACCAAACCGCTCGTCCAGCAACACGCCGACTTCTATCGCGAGGCTCTCACGATCGACGACGAGGAGATCGTCGTCTTTACCGGGGAGGTCCGGCCCGACGACCGCGCAGAGCTGTGGGAGTCGGCGACCGTCGTCGTCGCCACGCCCCAGGTCGTCGAGAACGACCTGCTGGGCTCGCGGATCGATCTCTCGCCGGTGACCCACTGCACCTTCGACGAGTGCCACCGCGCGAGCGGCGAGTACCCCTACACCTACATCGCCGAGCGCTATCACGAGGAGAGTGTGGACCCGCTCGTGACGGGCATGAGCGCCTCGCCCGGCGACGACGAGGAGGCCATCCTCCAGGTGTGTGACAACCTCGGCATCCGCGAGGTCGAGGTCATGACGAGCGAGGACGCCGATGTCGAGGCCTACACCCACAACACGAGCGTCAACTGGGAACGCGTCGAGCTGCCCGAACCGGTCGTCGAGATCCGCGACGCCCTCCAGGACGTCATCCACGACCGGATGACCCAACTCAAGGAACTCGGCGTGACGTCCTCGACTCAGGCCGACGTTTCCGAGCGCGAGATCCGGAAGATCCAGGCCAAGCTCCGGGAATTGATGGACAACGACCAATCTGAGGGCTACCAGGGGATGAGCCTGCTCGCCGAGGTCCGGAAGCTCCGGACGGCCGTGACCTACGCCGAGACCCAGAGCGTCGAGAGCCTGCGGCGGTACCTCGAACGTCTCCGGGAGGCCGCACGGTCCTCCGGAGCCTCGAAGGCCGATCAGCGACTCATCAGCGCGCCGAAAGTCCGGGAAGCCCGCCGGAAGGCCGAGGACTTCGACGACCTCCACCCGAAGTTCCGCCGGACCCGGATGCAGATCGCCGAGACGCTGGGCATCCACGACGGCGAGCGCGTGATTGTCTTCACCGAATCCCGGGACACCGCCGAGACCCTGACGGACTTTCTGGCCGAGCATTTCACCGTCGAGAAGTTCGTCGGCCAGAGCGACACCGACGGCAGCGACGGCATGACCCAGACCGAACAGCAGGAGACCCTAGAAGCCTTCCGGGCCGGCGAGTTCGAGGTGCTGGTCTCGACCAGCGTCGCCGAGGAGGGGCTGGACGTCCCCGAGGTCGATCTCGTCCTCTTCTACGAACCCGTCCCGACGGCCATCCGGTCGATCCAGCGCAAGGGCCGGACCGGTCGCCAGACCGAGGGGGCGGTCGTGGTCCTGATCGCCGAGGACACCCGCGACGAGGCCTACTTCTGGAAGGCCCGCCAGGACGAGAAGCGCATGGAGGAGGAACTCCGGACGCTGAAGGAGATGGCCGGCGACATCGAGAGCCACCTCCGCGAACAGATGGGGTTGGAGGGATACGAGGAGACGTCCCCGGAATCGGACGATACGACCGCTGGAAGTAACGCGGTGGAGGCGGTCGAGACGACTGACGACCCGGCAGACGCCGACGATGATGACGAGCAAACCGTTCAGGGAGCAGCCGATGGCGGTGAGGGCGACGGCCAGACCGGCTTGGACGCGTTCGCGGCGAGCGACGATGGCGTCACCGAGTCTCCGACGGGGGAAGCTGACGACCAGCCAGACCAGGACGAAGAAACGACGGTTGCGACGGCCGATGGCGAAGACACCATCGAGGTCGTCATCGACCAGCGCGAACTCGATGCCTCGATCGGGCGGGACCTCTCGCGTCGCGACGGGTTCGAGACACGCCTGGAGACGCTGGAGGTGGGCGACTACGTGCTCTCGGATCGCGTCGTCGTCGAGCGCAAGACGATTTCGGACTTCCTCGACACGCTGACGGGCGGCGATCGCTCGATGTTCGAGCAGGTCAAAGACGACGCCCGCTATTACGACCGGCCGGTCGTGATTCTGGAGGGCGACGGACTCTACGAGGAGCGCAACGTCCACCCCAACGCGATCCGCGGTGCGCTGGCGTCGCTGGCGGTCGACTTCGGCGCGAGCGTCCTCCGGACCGACGACGAGAGCGGGACGGCCGACCTTCTGGCGACGATCGCCACCCGAGAGCAGGAGACCGACGATCGGGAAATCAGTGTCCACGGCGAGAAGGGTTCGAAGACCCTGCCCGAACAACAGGAGTACGTCGTCGCCTCGATCGCCGACGTGGGGCCGGTCACTGCCCAGGCACTGCTCGAACACTTCGGCAGCGTCGAGGCGGTGATGACTGCCGGCGAGGCGGATCTCCTCGACGTCGAGGGTGTCGGCGCGGTCACCGCCGAGCGGATTCGAGAAGTAGTTGGCAGCGAGTACCAGCCGTAG
- a CDS encoding methyl-accepting chemotaxis protein, translating into MARPLTRETRVALGFQLAHAVVQAALPFVAPSSAYPFLAGGSFVLAGAALALALTDISSSIASLQSARTGLESQVATLEAERSRLKDERAALERDLADARGTIESLRMGTPPSPARAKVTPDGGTRIVDDGGLGDRVGAYTQSIGDVSDGDLTVRLGEDTESEDLNDLAAEFNEMVVAFERTIRAADEFSDDVADSSGQVSTATEAVREASENMAESIQDIADAFHEQHEQVTQISEEMGEMSATIEEIAASSDEVTEKADQTERRTVEGIEAARDVSDAMNEVDDQTEHVVETVETLDERMDEVGQIVDLIDDIAEQTNILALNASIEAAHASNGDNNGFTVVADEVKSLAEETKDATGEIEDLITDIQEQTTQTVEEMETMRETVSEGQETMTEGLDAMESVLNHVQDTTSGIKEISDATDDQAASSEEVASIADSAAEISRENMDEAESVAAVAEEQTLALGEMYVNAKTLSMRAQQLSNLFDRYETE; encoded by the coding sequence ATGGCACGCCCCCTCACGCGAGAGACGCGGGTAGCGCTTGGATTCCAACTGGCACACGCGGTCGTCCAGGCCGCGTTGCCGTTCGTCGCGCCGTCGTCGGCGTATCCGTTCCTGGCCGGTGGGAGCTTCGTGCTCGCCGGCGCGGCGCTCGCGCTCGCCCTCACCGACATCTCGAGTTCCATTGCGTCGCTTCAGTCGGCACGGACAGGGCTCGAATCCCAGGTTGCTACCCTCGAAGCCGAGCGTTCTCGGCTGAAAGACGAACGCGCGGCTCTCGAGCGTGACCTCGCGGACGCACGCGGGACGATCGAGTCACTTCGAATGGGGACGCCGCCGTCACCGGCCCGAGCGAAGGTGACGCCGGACGGTGGGACGCGCATCGTCGACGACGGTGGACTTGGGGATCGCGTGGGGGCGTACACCCAGTCGATCGGCGACGTCAGCGACGGGGACCTGACGGTCCGACTCGGCGAAGACACCGAGTCGGAGGACCTCAACGACCTCGCCGCGGAATTCAACGAGATGGTCGTCGCCTTCGAGCGGACGATCCGGGCGGCCGACGAGTTCAGCGACGACGTCGCCGACTCCAGCGGACAGGTCTCGACGGCGACCGAGGCCGTCCGGGAGGCGTCCGAGAACATGGCCGAGAGCATCCAGGACATCGCCGACGCCTTCCACGAGCAACACGAGCAAGTGACCCAGATCTCCGAGGAGATGGGGGAGATGTCGGCGACGATAGAGGAAATCGCTGCCTCCTCGGACGAAGTCACCGAGAAGGCCGACCAGACCGAGCGCCGGACGGTCGAAGGTATCGAGGCCGCCCGCGACGTCAGCGACGCCATGAACGAAGTCGACGACCAGACCGAACACGTCGTCGAGACTGTCGAAACCCTCGACGAACGGATGGACGAAGTCGGACAGATCGTCGATCTCATCGACGACATCGCCGAGCAGACCAACATCCTCGCGCTGAACGCCTCGATCGAGGCCGCCCACGCGAGCAACGGCGACAACAACGGCTTCACCGTCGTCGCCGACGAGGTCAAGAGCTTAGCCGAGGAGACCAAAGACGCCACCGGCGAGATCGAAGACCTGATCACCGACATCCAGGAGCAGACGACCCAGACAGTCGAAGAGATGGAGACGATGCGCGAGACGGTTAGCGAGGGTCAGGAGACGATGACCGAGGGGCTCGACGCGATGGAATCAGTTCTCAATCACGTCCAGGACACCACCAGCGGCATCAAGGAGATCAGCGACGCGACCGACGACCAGGCCGCCTCCAGCGAGGAGGTCGCGAGCATCGCCGACAGCGCCGCCGAGATCAGCCGCGAGAACATGGACGAAGCCGAGAGCGTCGCCGCCGTCGCCGAGGAACAGACCCTCGCGCTCGGGGAGATGTACGTCAACGCCAAGACCCTCAGCATGCGCGCACAGCAACTCTCGAACCTGTTCGATCGCTACGAGACCGAGTAG